tcagtgtgctggggaaacaattgctttttttcttactcacacatacttacctacagccCACACTGTCCTTCACGTCCTCTTCTCCAGTAATAATCTGCGTCACCTGTAAACAAGAACTTAAATACTGTACTCCCCTATTCCAGTGTAGAACACATCCTATttgttccatgtaggcatcccagaGGTTAAAAAAAAAGGTCAATCTGATCCAGTCCGGACTTCCACATGCTGCTCCTCTGCGCAAATGACTGGGTTTGTTTCTATAAGAGATTTGGTCAATAAGAGTGCGTCTGGCATTTCAGTGTAGAGAGTTTGGAAATATTTTTGGAATTGATTGGAGATATATTTTTGGGTGGTGAAATAACTGTTCAGTTTTTTTCAGCTGAGAGATAATAGACTACTTTATAAAGGTGCAACATTTCACGAAATCAATGACCTCAACCTGCACTACCTTACGTACTGTGCATCATGACAATCCTTGTGCTGTATTATTACTGTTTAGTATAACACACTGCCCAATACCAAATTGTAATGTATTTTTCCCTTCATATCTTTTCATACAGCAGTATATGAGAATCTTGCTCTTAGAGGCCGTGCGACACagtcatctatatatctagacCATTCCAATGGATATTTGGGCCTGGGTATGAATGCAATAGATGGAAACACAGATCCCAACTATTACCATGGGTCATGCTTTCACTCTAATAATGATGTTGGTCCCTGGTGGAGAGTGGACTTACTGGATTCTTATTACATCTCCAATATAATTATCACCAACCGAGGAGACTGCTGTCCAGAACGGCTGAACGGAGCAAAAATTGTTGTTGGAAACTCACTTGTAAATAATGGAAAGAACAATCCAAGGTGAGGACACAATTATACATAGAGATGTCATGATGGTTATTTAAGTAACTTACCTCTGACAAAGCAAATTATCAGAGGAGAATGATGGGAAAGTACCCAGTACTGTCCCCATTCAGAAGCTCAGTGACGTATAACATTTACAAAGGTGTCAAGGTTCAAAAATGTGAAAATGTTTACAACAATTCTGATTATAGAGGTGAGCCCTAGTTGTTCCATCGGTTCTGCCAATGGCTTGGAGACCACAGAGAAGGCATACTCTAATGCAGTGACAGGCAACAGGCACTGGTCGCcatctacagatgtagcctccattatcttggctggctgaggcgttagtcgcgattggGAATACGCAGCATTCCTGGGTGGAAGGAGGCACGCCTagtcattagagatgtgcacttgaaatttttcgggttttgtgttttggttttgggtttggttccgcggccgtgttttgggttcgaccgcgttttggcaaaacctcaccgaattttttttgtcggattccggtgtgttttggattcgggtgtttttttcaaaaaacactaaaaaacagcttaaatcatagaatttgggggtcattttgatcccaaagtattattaacctcaaaaacaataatttccactcattttcagtctattctgaatacctcacacctcacaatattatttttagtcctaaaatttgcaccaaggtagctgtgtgagtaagctaagcgaccctagtggccgacacaaacaccgggcccatctaggagtgtcactgcagtgtcacgcaggatggcccttccaaaacccccccccccaaacagcacatgatgcaaagaaaaaaagaggcgcaatgaggtagctgtgtgagtaagataagcgaccctagtggccgacacaaacacctggcccatctaggagtggcactgcagtgtcacgcaggatggcccttccaaaaaacactccccaaacagcacatgacgcaaagaaaaaaagaggcgcaatgaggtagctgtgtgagtaagataagcgaccctagtggccgacacaaacacctggcccatctaggagtggcactgcagtgtcacgcaggatggcccttccaaaaaacactccccaaacagcacatgacgcaaagaaaaaaagaggcgcaatgaggtagctgtgtgagtaagataagcgaccctagtggccgacacaaacacctggcccatctaggagtggcactgcagtgtcacgcaggatggcccttccaaaaaatactccccaaacagcacatgacgcaaataaaaattaaagaaaaaagaggtgcaagatggaattgtccttgggccctcccacccacccttatgttgtataaacaggacatgcacactttaaccaacccatcatttcagtgacagggtctgccacacgactgtgactgaaatgacgggttggtttggacccccaccaaaaaagaagcaattaatctctccttgcacaaactggctctacagaggcaagatgtccacctcatcatcatcctccgatatatcaccgtgtacatccccctcctcacagattatcaatttgtccccactggaatccaccatctcagctccctgtgtactttgtggaggcaattgctgctggtcaatgtctccacggaggaattgattataattaattttaatgaacatcatcttctccacattttctggaagtaacctcgtaagccgattgctgacaaggtgaacggcggcactaaacactctttcggagtacacacttgtgggagggcaacttaggtagaataaagccagtttgtgcaagggcctccaaattgcctctttttcctgccagtataagtacggactgtctgacgtgcctacttggatgcggtcactcatataatcctccaccattctttcaatggggagagaatcatatgcagtgacagtagacgacatgtccgtaatcgttgtcaggtccttcagtccggaccagatgtcagcatcagcagtcgctccagactgccctgcatcaccgccagcgggtgggctcggaattctgagccttttcctcgcacccccagttgcgggagaatgtgaaggaggagatgttgacaggtcgcgttccgcttgacttgacaattttctcaccagcaggtctttgaaccccagcagacttgtgtctgccggaaagagagatcaaaggtaggttttaaatctaggatcgagcacggtggccaaaatgtagtgatctgatttcaacagattgaccaaccgtgaatccttgttaagcgaattaagggctccatccacaagtcccacatgcctagcggaatcgctccgtgttagctcctccttcaatgtctccagcttcttctgcaaaagcctgatgaggggaatgacctgactcaggctggcagtgtctgaactgacttcacgtgtggcaagttcaaagggcagcagaaccttgcacaacgttgaaatcattctccactgcgcttgagacaggtgcattccacctcctatatcgtgctgaattgtataggcttgaatggccttttgctgctcctccaacctctgaagcatatatagggttgaattccacctcgttaccacttcttgcttcagatgatggcagggcaggttcaggcgtttttggtgttgctccagtcttctgtacgtggtgcctgtacgccgaaagtgtcccgcaattcttctggccaccgacagcatctcttgcacgcccctgtcgttttttaaaaaattctgcaccaccaaattcaaggtatgtgcaaaacatgggacgtgctggaatttgcccatatttaatgcacacacaatattgctggcgttgtccgatgccacaaatccacaggagagtccaattggggtaagccattccgcgatgatcttcctcagttgccgtaagaggttttcagctgtgtgcgtattctggaaaccggtgatacaaagcgtagcctgcctaggaaagagttggcgtttgcgagatgctgctactggtgccgccgctgctgttcttgcggcgggagtccatacatctacccagtgggctgtcacagtcatatagtcctgaccctgccctgctccacttctccacatgtccgtggttaagtggacattgggtacaactgcattttttaggacactggtgagtctttttctgacgtccgtgtacattctcggtatcgcctgcctagagaagtggaacctagatggtatttggtaacgggggcacactacctcaagaaattgtctagttccctgtgaactaacggcggataccggacgcacgtctcacaccaacatagttgtcaaggcctcagttatccgctttgcaacaggatgactgctgtgatatttcatcttcctcgcaaaggactgttggacagtcaattgctttgtggaagtagtaaaagtgggcttacgacttcccctctgggatgaccatcgactcccagcagcaacaacagcagcgccagcagcagtaggcgttacacgcaaggatgcatcggaggaatcccaggcaggagaggactcgtcagaattgccagtgacatggcctgcaggactattggcattcctggggaaggaggaaattgacactgagggagttggtggggtggtttgcatgagcttggttacaagaggaagggatttactggtcagtggactgcttccgctgtcgcccaaagtttttgaacttgtcactgacttattatgaatgcgctgcaggtgacgtataagggaggatgttccgaggtggttaacgtccttacccctacttattacagcttgacaaaggcaacacacggcttgacaaatgttgtccgcatttctgttgaaatacttccacaccgaatagctgatttttttggtattttcaccaggcatgtcaacggccatattcctcccacggacaacaggtgtctccccgggtgcctgacttaaacaaaccacctcaccatcagaatcctccttgtcaatttcctccccagcgccagcaacacccatatcctcctcatcctggtgtacttcaacactgacatcttcaatctgactatcaggaactggactgcgggtgctccttccagcacttgcagggggcgtgcaaatggtggaaggcgcatgctcttcacgtccagtgttgggaaggtcaggcatcgcaaccgacacaattggactctccttgtggatttgggatttcgaagaacgcacagttctttgcggtgcttttgccagcttgagtcttttcatttttctagcgagaggctgagtgcttccatcctcatgtgaagctgaaccagtagccatgaacataggccagggcctcagccgttccttgccactccgtgtggtaaatggcatattggcaagtttacgcttctcctccgacaattttattttagatttttgagtcctttttttactgatatttggtgttttggattttacatgttctgtactatgacattgggcatcggccttggcagacgacgttgctggcatttcatcgtctcagccatgactagtggcagcagcttcagcacgaggtggaagttgatcttgatctttccctaattttggaacctcaacatttttgttctccatattttaataggcacaactaaaaggcacctcaggtaaacaatggagatggatggatactagtatacttatggatggacgagcgactgccgacacagaggtagctacagccgtggactaccgtactgtgtctgctgctaatatagactggatgataatgagataaaattaaaatatatatatatatatatcacactagtactgcagccggacaggtatatattatgtaatgacggacctgctggacactgtctgtcagactcagcactgcagactcctaaagtaagctgctagtatcaagaagatagaacaaaaaaaaaaaccacgggtaggtggtatacaattatggatggacaagcgactgccgacacagaggtagctacagccgtggactaccgtactgtgtctgctgctaatattgactggatgataatgagataaaattaaaatatatatattatatcacactagtactgcagccggacaggtatatattatgtaatgacggacctgctggacactgtcagctcagcactgcagactcctaaagtaagctactagtatcaagaagataggaagaaaaaaaaccacgggtaggtggtatacaattatggatggacgagcgactgccgacacagaggtagctacagccgtggactaccgtactgtgtctgctgctaatatagactggatgataatgagataaaaattaaaatatatatatatatatatatatatatatatatatatcacactagtactgcagccggacaggtttatattatgtaatgacggacctgctggacactgtctgcagaatgcgtttataaaaacaccacacgacgagtgtttaactttttcaggcagacaatcacaatatactggtggtcagcagacaatcacaatactggtggtcagtggtcactggtcagtcacactggcagtggcactcttgcagcaaaagtgtgcactgtacttaaaatatgtactcctgctataactgctccccagtctcccccacaattaagctgtgtgagcagtgagcactcagcagtcagataatgatatacagtatatgatgcagcacactgggctgagcacagatatggtatgtgtgactgtgtcacactgtgtatcgttttttttcag
The Pseudophryne corroboree isolate aPseCor3 chromosome 4, aPseCor3.hap2, whole genome shotgun sequence DNA segment above includes these coding regions:
- the LOC134908807 gene encoding fucolectin-like, which translates into the protein MRSAASSLLLGLVLLSAVTAAVYENLALRGRATQSSIYLDHSNGYLGLGMNAIDGNTDPNYYHGSCFHSNNDVGPWWRVDLLDSYYISNIIITNRGDCCPERLNGAKIVVGNSLVNNGKNNPSCGQITKLAAGASQNFQCHGMVGRYVIVYLPGKQNLHFSEIQIMGY